The Alosa sapidissima isolate fAloSap1 chromosome 8, fAloSap1.pri, whole genome shotgun sequence genome contains a region encoding:
- the LOC121714874 gene encoding uncharacterized protein DDB_G0271670-like: MKHAVFLTLCLALLVEVCAKGKGGSWGSRVGGSKSGWFSGSSSSSSSSKGTSSSSSKGTSSSSGGKTGSKSTTYSTPNKHVKDLSGRGWGEHYPTRNTNTNWRQQNNNPYPYWNPNNQIMSPRYSGNYAYGAYGRGYGQGGSPFAHKVQSMGYNPSVQSQGFGQQAVVAAGTGAVAGMAVGYGLGSFPRPHYHFHDSNQESSYNHYMYQHYGSQETRNTNKRTHTHGQSSAGSGAQQGIGDSSSSGGTNSYDDDNRPLVLLKSPPESYGNYMSTCMKRRDLLQSERTGNQTQSQNMTKAGAPSTTAMPEDAANPSQEVKKGAGQENETEEKGAEKKEEHDEVVSILEIGYPALIEQLKARKCVKLYTVYTQEVAKKQYREQQAYNHSAKPAGVHFISSSLLCLMGSLLLY, translated from the coding sequence ATGAAGCATGCTGTTTTCCTGACTCTGTGCTTGGCCCTCCTGGTCGAGGTTTGTGCTAAGGGGAAAGGGGGAAGCTGGGGAAGCAGAGTGGGTGGAAGCAAGTCAGGTTGGTTCTCTGGgtcctcatcctcatcttctTCATCTAAAGGAACCTCCTCTTCTTCATCTAAAGgaacctcctcctcttccggAGGTAAGACAGGATCAAAGTCCACAACGTACTCCACTCCTAATAAGCATGTGAAAGATCTGAGTGGGCGTGGATGGGGGGAACACTACCCAACTCGAAATACAAACACGAACTGGCGCCAACAAAACAATAACCCTTACCCCTACTGGAATCCCAACAACCAAATCATGAGTCCACGCTACAGCGGTAACTACGCTTATGGGGCCTACGGCCGTGGCTACGGTCAGGGTGGCTCTCCATTTGCCCACAAAGTGCAGAGCATGGGCTACAATCCCTCTGTCCAGTCTCAGGGCTTTGGCCAACAGGCTGTGGTGGCAGCTGGCACTGGGGCTGTGGCTGGCATGGCTGTGGGCTATGGCTTGGGCAGTTTCCCGCGCCCCCACTACCACTTCCACGACTCAAATCAGGAATCCTCCTACAACCACTACATGTACCAACACTATGGGTCCCAGGAGACCCGCAACACcaacaagcgcacacacacccatggccAAAGTAGCGCTGGCAGTGGGGCCCAGCAAGGCATTGGCGACAGCAGCAGTTCTGGTGGCACCAACAGCTATGATGATGATAACCGTCCTCTAGTTCTCCTTAAATCTCCTCCAGAGTCTTATGGCAACTATATGAGCACCTGTATGAAGAGAAGGGATTTGCTACAGTCAGAGCGCACAGGGAATCAAACCCAATCCCAAAACATGACCAAGGCTGGAGCACCGTCAACCACTGCCATGCCTGAGGATGCTGCCAATCCTTCTCAGGAGGTGAAGAAAGGGGCAGGGCAAGAAAACGAAACAGAGGAGAAGGGAGCTGAAAAGAAAGAGGAACATGATGAGGTGGTCAGCATCCTGGAGATTGGCTATCCGGCTTTGATCGAGCAGCTCAAAGCTCGTAAATGTGTAAAGCTCTATACGGTCTACACTCAGGAAGTTGCAAAGAAACAGTACAGAGAACAGCAGGCTTACAATCACAGCGCAAAGCCTGCAGGAGTGCACTTCATTAGCAGTTCTCTCTTATGCCTGATGGGTTCTCTTCTCTTGTACTGA
- the prnprs3 gene encoding prion protein, related sequence 3, producing MKPVTLVVLSLALLVSVSARRGGGGGFKGGGFSWGRKTSSTGSRTSSSGSSSSSARRPSQSQPANYPRQPQNPPQNPPPYPGAGAPPPYPGAGAPPPYPGAGSPPRYPGAGAPPPYPGAGAPPPYPGAGAPPPYPGRPSYPNQGSYPGGVYPGRANPYPQPGAGSYPGRVNPGGAANPYPGGGSYPGYPVRGGGYAGGGSYPGGAGVGAAGGSYPQGNPYPYWNPNNKIMSPGYGGNYGYGSRGYGQGYGQGGSPFAHSVQNMGYNPSVQSRGFGRQAVMAAGAGAVAGMALGYGLGSFPRPHFHFHNPQEEYYYNNYMHRRYGSSYSGRPQEGGGGAGGGSDSGQAGAGGEGQGGPGGNPPPVLLSPPPQGYDTFMDSCMKRSDLLRSKRSLRQSGGIGGEEPMADEPVALAQQAPEESASSTPAPLPADSEPIGNVSTAAAAQSQNDTDGTPGTTSNTTVAKEESKQEEEEKKAEAEDEVVSIMQIGYPMLIEQLKARKCIEFYMVYTERVAQQQQQEWQQQQQVGEQNNNDYKARGGGEKLGPLNQGVMLLLSSTVSLLLSLLLLH from the coding sequence ATGAAGCCTGTCACACTGGTGGTTCTCTCCCTGGCTCTTCTGGTCAGTGTGTCGGCCAGaagaggtggtggagggggatTCAAGGGTGGTGGATTCAGCTGGGGCCGCAAGACCTCCTCCACTGGCTCCCGCACTAGCAGCAGTGGGTCGTCATCATCTTCGGCAAGGCGACCAAGCCAGTCACAGCCGGCAAATTACCCGCGGCAACCGCAGAACCCTCCGCAGAACCCTCCGCCATATCCTGGAGCTGGAGCACCGCCTCCTTATCCGGGAGCAGGTGCCCCACCCCCTTATCCAGGTGCTGGATCTCCACCCCGTTACCCAGGAGCTGGTGCCCCGCCTCCTTATCCTGGAGCTGGAGCCCCGCCCCCATATCCTGGAGCAGGTGCACCTCCCCCTTACCCTGGCAGGCCCTCATACCCAAACCAGGGATCCTACCCTGGTGGTGTGTACCCTGGGAGGGCTAATCCATACCCTCAGCCAGGAGCTGGCAGTTACCCTGGCAGGGTGAACCCTGGCGGTGCAGCCAATCCATATCCAGGTGGGGGATCGTATCCTGGGTATCCAGTGAGGGGAGGTGGGTATGCTGGAGGCGGATCGTACCCTGGTGGTGCTGGAGTCGGAGCAGCTGGAGGCAGCTACCCTCAGGGCAACCCTTACCCCTACTGGAACCCTAACAACAAGATCATGAGTCCCGGCTACGGGGGCAATTACGGTTACGGCTCCCGGGGCTACGGCCAGGGCTACGGTCAGGGCGGCTCTCCATTTGCCCATTCCGTGCAGAACATGGGCTACAACCCCTCTGTCCAGTCCAGGGGCTTTGGCCGGCAGGCGGTGATGGCAGCTGGTGCTGGAGCCGTGGCTGGCATGGCCCTGGGCTACGGCCTGGGCAGCTTCCCACGTCCCCACTTCCACTTCCATAACCCCCAGGAGGAGTACTACTACAACAACTACATGCACCGCCGCTACGGCTCCAGCTACTCAGGCAGGCCCCAGGAGGGTGGTGGAGGTGCTGGTGGAGGCAGTGATTCTGGCCAGGCGGGCGCGGGCGGTGAAGGGCAGGGCGGTCCAGGCGGCAACCCCCCTCCGGTTCTGCTGAGCCCCCCACCGCAAGGCTACGACACGTTCATGGACAGCTGCATGAAGAGGAGCGACCTGCTGCGCAGCAAGAGGAGCCTGCGGCAGAGTGGCGGCATCGGCGGAGAGGAGCCCATGGCGGACGAGCCAGTGGCCCTGGCACAACAGGCCCCCGAGGAAAGCGCCAGCAGCACCCCAGCACCTCTCCCCGCTGACTCGGAGCCCATTGGCAACGTCAGCACCGCAGCAGCGGCCCAATCCCAGAACGACACAGACGGGACCCCGGGGACCACCTCCAACACCACTGTTGCCAAGGAGGAGAgcaaacaggaggaggaggagaagaaggcagAAGCAGAGGACGAGGTGGTCAGCATCATGCAGATCGGCTACCCGATGCTGATCGAGCAGCTGAAGGCCCGCAAGTGCATCGAATTCTACATGGTCTACACAGAGCGTGTGgcgcaacagcagcagcaggagtggcagcagcagcagcaggtcgGAGAACAAAACAACAACGACTACAAAGCCCGCGGTGGAGGGGAGAAGCTGGGGCCCCTTAACCAGGGTGTGATGCTTCTGCTGTCTAGCACCGTCTCACTGCTGCTCAGCCTGTTGCTCTTGCACTGA